The genome window GGAATGATTCATGAGAGCTCTAACAATTTGACTTACGAAACAAGAAATCCAATTCAACTTTCATCAAACTTCTGATCATCATGTATAGCCACAATCTAAGCAATAGTTGCAGACAACTCTAATCGACAGGACTACTCTACCAAGCACTCAATGATTAGTTTGCAGTCTGCTACTGGATTCATATCTCATTTTGTCAAACAGAAAACTTCTTAGAGGTCATCAGGTCCATCTTCCATTTCATATTTATCACTCTCACATGCACATCACTTGGACTTGATCTATAAATCACAATTCGATGCAGTTGAACCGAATGCATCAAAAATATTAGCTGCTTTACTTACAACAACTCAAGGTGAATAAAATTGTGCTTGAAATAGAAGTACAATGCAATTGTTATGCAGACACTTGAACAGAGATTGTGTAGTGAGAAAATAAACAAGCAAACCACATAACTATAATCTGAGCAACCTAAAGAAAAGTTCTCAATTAATGATTGGGACCACTCGAGCTGGCAATATCTGAACAAAAGAGTGTGATAACCATGTCTGTGATGCCTATTCTGATCTTGGATTCAGCTAGCTTTTGAGCATGAAAGGGTTAATGAAATTCCAGCATGTCATTATTAGAATGAAGAAGTAATGCATGTAATTGACCCTAAAATTTCTTAAGGTTTCCACAAATTTTGCCTCCCTtcctcaacacacacacacaaattaaATCGTGAGGAACAAAGAATATGAGAGAAGCATGTATATTTATGAGACTAAGAGAAAAGTAATATGCAACGGAGAATTAGGAGAAGGATGGAATTCATTAGAGAACTCCTTGTTATTAGATCCCTTGTGAGTTACAAACGCAAATCCAAACTCAAACCATTTTTGGAGCCTGAATCAAACCCACCTTGGTCCTTTGGAGAAACCAAAGTAGTAGCTCCTTCCACCACCATTTCCTTCGTGTCTCTTCCTCCGAACAAAGGCTGTGCAGGTGGATAGTCTCCATGGAAGCTCAGCTTGCCGTCATGCACTGGCATCCTCCATAGCTCGGGCAGCGTACTGCTTTTGATGGGCTGAGATGTGGAACCTAGGCTGCCATGGAAGCAAGCGGAAGGGTTCATGCTAGGGCAGGTGCTGGTCCAAGAAGGAAAGTGGAGAGGCGGTGGGTGGGCGAAGCGGGCGGCAGAGGGGATGGAGCCCAGATGACGGTAGTTGAGGTAGCCATAGACATGGTCGTCGGGGAAGAAGCTGGGGTGGTGGTACTGTTGTGTGGCCAAAGCGGAATGGATGTGTGCTCGCTTCGCGTGCTGGCGCTCCCGCTTGTGGGCGTTCTGATGCCCGCCAAGGGCTTGCGACGTCGGGAACTTGCGGCAGCAGTAGTGGCACTCGAACTTTCTCGCACTCTCCCCACTATCAGCGTTGGCGGCGCTTGGGGTGTTACTGGTTTCGGTGGTGGAGGAGGGAGGGTCGTTGGAAGGGCCATCTTGTGATGCATCAGGCTCCATGGCGAAGTCGATGCCGAACAGCCGAATGACAGGGCTCGTATCGGGTGTATTCGGCTGAGCTGGCACGGCACGGATGAAGGGGAGCTCGGAGAAGGAGTCGACGCTGACCTTCATGAAGTTGTGGATCTGTTGCTCGCTCATCGTTGCCGCCTCCGAGCTCAGTCGAACCTTGTATACAAGCTTCAAAACGGGACCGAGGAGGTATGGAACGAGGAGAGTGAAGAGCAGGAAAGGAAGGGATTTTTGCTCTTTGTTTCAGTCAAGTACTGGTAATGGTGTTCACATAGTCTTTAAGGGGTGTAGAGAtggaaggaagagaagggaacAAGGCATGGTGAGGGGCCAATATGGCTAGGGCTGACAAGGGATGATGCTGAACTAAAGAGGCTTTTGGGTACCCAAACACCTTCCAAGTACTACCGCTGTAGTTACTGCTGCATCCTACTACAGGCTTGACTCCCATCACCTCCATGTCTTTTTCTTTGTGTGCTGTTTTCCTTCCTGTACATCCCTTACATCTCTTGTCTCCCCACATGTGTATCCATCACTCGAGTGGGGATCACCTGGAAACgtgatcatctctctctctcactctcttgtTTGTTCTTGACCAGGGATGGTAATGGGCTCTTCGTGGCTCTTAGCTTCTTTGTATCGGTGCTGTAAGTGGTCCTGGGATGTGGTAGCTCCATGATTAAACGGTGAGTTGTAGGTAGCGAGTTAAATtaccttttatttttaatttcccTTCTTCCTATGTATGTTCCTCCATGTAAAAATGGAAGCTCGAAACTCTTGCCACCTCCTTGCAGTTTCCTACAACTACAATTCATATCAGCATCCGAAGAACACGATAAGGATGACTAATGTCTTGACATGCATGCAAGCATGCGAAGCTGAAAACATGGCAAGTGATTGTAGTACCTGAATGCAGCTAGAACATGGACATCTCCAAACCTATTCGACTTGATTTCGTAGGTATTCCACTGTGAGAAATAGGTGTGTGATAATGATAGATAGAGACATGCCAAGTCCTCGAAAAGATATATACTGGATAATTAATTGGTCCAGAGAAGATGTAAATATCTTTCGCTCTAACATGTAAATAATCCAATTTAGTTGTCAAATCCACTGTTTGTGGATGTAGTTCATGTGGTTATCGGATTGCCTCCTGCTACAAGAGCACTCACCATCAGGGTTCATTGTCGATGAGACAAAGGATAAGGACGTGCTCAGAAACAGATACAAGGAACATAAAGGAAAGCAATAATTTGTGCGTAACACCTACAGATGAAAAGTATGCAACAACTAAGCTCGAGCATTTTGATCTTGACTTGTGCAGTGTGGTGGATTTCACATGGCCATTACATGCGTCCTATCATGTATGTTGCTTTTCTGAACATTAAACCTAGATTTTCGAGCATCACAAAAGATCTTTGATTGAGACGGAAATGGAGGGTTGTTAGCTGATATGGGACATGGATTTGTCCTCATGGTTGTGGTACGTGGTGCTTTACAGAAAGAAACGAGGAATAGTAATGTCCAACCCCATcagtctttcctttttcttttcttctctttcttcctatCTTTCTTCAAAGACGAAGGCTTTTTACAGCCCGAAAAAGCTTCTGTCTCGCCTGTTCCATGGAAGATGGATTACAGCACTCAGTAAGTATAGGAGTTGTAATGAACTCTTCGATTTATACCTTCAAATACGGCATCCTAATACTGGCACATATTTCTTGAAGCTTCAGAAGCTTTCTGAGGTAGAACTGACAAGTGTGAAATCTTCTTTAAACTTGCATGCATTCTCAGACTTTGAAGTCATCCTCCGCATGTCTGACCAACTTTGTAATAATTCCGGCTTCTTACACCCTCCTCATTGCTACAGAGACAGGTTACGGAAGCTACTTTTGCCGTTCCCCCCTTCAATCTCCAAGAAACCTGCTATGATAATGTTCACTTGATGCATACACCTCCTCTTAAATTGAACTCACTGTGTCTCTGGATTCCTCAGATCGAGCAAGCTCATGCCAGGTGATCCACCTGAGCTCTCTCACAGGGAATGGAGTCAAGTGTTGCCCTTTGGGACCTCTGCACCAGTTGGTGTACTTGTTGCAACCCACGGACCAGACTGTCTCGCCTTGGGCTCGGCGCGCACCGCTCAGAAGCAGACGTTGGTCGGCCGCGTGCCGAAAGGGAAAAAGAACAGCGAGATTATAGCAGCGATTAGAGCAGCTGCAGGTTCATAGGATCCGCTTGTTGGGTCGCTGACGTTGAGGGTGATTGTTCCCTCCTCGCAACACTCGTACCAGTGTCAGATTGGAGTAGGCCTCTCTCTTAAAGGCTCAGTGGTCTTCTCAAGACATGGGGTGATAGCGCTGTCGGGAGATCTCCATTCTTAGGACCACCAAAGTGAAAGCAGCTTGAAGATGAAGTCAGTAAGGGGAAGTAGAGATCAAAGAGCTGTGACTGGGCAATGAAAAGGAAAAGATGAGGCAACTATAGGaattcttttcacaggtttggcTATCCATTACAGTAAGCAAGAA of Musa acuminata AAA Group cultivar baxijiao chromosome BXJ2-3, Cavendish_Baxijiao_AAA, whole genome shotgun sequence contains these proteins:
- the LOC135606427 gene encoding zinc finger protein 8-like; translation: MSEQQIHNFMKVSVDSFSELPFIRAVPAQPNTPDTSPVIRLFGIDFAMEPDASQDGPSNDPPSSTTETSNTPSAANADSGESARKFECHYCCRKFPTSQALGGHQNAHKRERQHAKRAHIHSALATQQYHHPSFFPDDHVYGYLNYRHLGSIPSAARFAHPPPLHFPSWTSTCPSMNPSACFHGSLGSTSQPIKSSTLPELWRMPVHDGKLSFHGDYPPAQPLFGGRDTKEMVVEGATTLVSPKDQGGFDSGSKNGLSLDLRL